From the genome of Nicotiana tabacum cultivar K326 chromosome 2, ASM71507v2, whole genome shotgun sequence:
GGGGTTTGCGCAGTTAGTGACTTGCGTTAGTTACGGATCTGAAGGAAACTATAAAATTAAcaaagaaatccccacagatggtgccaaattatttgaccaaaaatgTAGATCTTGATTtaactaattaaatttatattaatGAAGGTTAATTTTTGTTAGCAATAATATTCTAAAAAGAAACTCCCAATAGTGTAACGAATGATGCGCAAATTTGTTCCAACAAATATGATCGCATGCAATAGCCAACAACCAAGAATAAATATAGAAGTAATGCAACATTGAATATTGACGAACAATAATAAATGACATTTATGTAAATAAATGCAAAAAAGTCATCCTAGACAAGATGGAAGTAATGAATATTCTCTCTGACAGTCGAGAATGATGAATAAATCTTTGAGTGCCCGAGATATTCTCAGATCCAGTGAAAAAGTGTAGGCAAGGATCTTGGGAAAAATGTTGTTTTTGTGTGCTTATGATTGAAACCGGATTTTCTCTTTCTCAAGTCAAAAGTGTCTTTTACAAAATTAATATCACATGTCCCCtatcattgtgtctctttctTTTTGTAGGGAACATGTTTccagaaaccctaatagtacaaatgcagagaatatccactagaatattctcctTCAGGTCCTATCTTAAAGCTAGTCATTATAACTCTGTTATCGATTATTGACGACTCCAGGGGCTTCGATCTTTGCTGACTCCTCGACCACAACTTTCATTGGTTATTAGAACACTTCGACCTATGACGACCTGGAGATGTTTTACTCATATCATTTTGACTTATATTCTAAAGGTAGATTTTGATCCATACACCGTGCAATTCAAATGATAGTTACCTCACAACTTCATCTTCGTAATTTATATTGTGGCATTATGAACAATGATATTTGTGGAAGGTAATTGATACCCTAAAAACATAACGATATCGAGATTAGAAGGTAAAACCATCCTATTTATAATTAAGAACGGTCAGACCTAATGGACCTCCCCATCACGAAACTATCCTATTTATAGTGCCTGGAATTACGGGCGGATCTAGAGTTTGGCCGCCGGGTTCAACGGAACCCAGTATTTTTGACGTATAAATTTGtgtataaaaatttattaaaattgcaaTAAATGGTAGgtctgaacccataactttaaaaatataatgggttcaatctTAAAAGTTGAACACATAGAATCTAAATTCTGGATCCTACGCTGCAGTCTACGTCGATACATAAAGTGATGAAGACAAAACAGAAAATTCAACAATTATTTACCCTAACTTAtaaaaattaatcaaattatGTTAAGTTCACATATCACATAATAATTCCAACAATTTGGTGATGGACAAGTAAAATAAGCAATAGTATCAAGgagtttatttttccttttcttttgggtATTCTCCTGGTGTGTACACTGAAAATAGGATATCTTtgaaagattttctcattttgtaaGTTTTTTAATGTTAACAAAAATTGTGCTCTGTCGTTCGTCTTcgccacccaaaaaaaaaaaaaagaaagaagaaggaggaggaagaGACTTGTACAAACGTACTAGCTCAAGGCCAGACGATTGACAAATATATAGCTCCAAAAATTAGGCCGAAGAGGACTTTAATGAGGTtgattatatttataaattttccATAAAATGAATAACTTGAACCTGtaattaaattcaaaataaaggcAACATCTAGAATATATTAGACCTGGAAATTCAAACTAGAGGACTTTGAAAAAATGTCATTAAAgagacaaataaataaataaataaatacgtACAAGGACTAGTTCTtgatcttttcttctttaatttctttatattcttaaaaaCCTAGTAATAATATTAATTGACTTGTGTTAGTACTCTTTGATTTGGAGAATAATCATGGTAATAGGTATAGAAATGAAAACAAAAGTAAATATGACCCCATTCGACATATCGGAGGGCGTATTTTGTAAACGaacataatatgaacatattGTATGTATTAATTTAATAGTTAACTACGACATTCTATACGGAAACTTGTTATTTTAAAGAGcttattcattttatttattaacCATTTTGTTAATcattcaacaaaaattcataagCTGATAAGCAGGTGAACTATAAAAGTATTAAAGATTGAGATGTTATATATCTACTCTAATTCGATCTTTtagtataaaaatatttatataaaaaaaatattttttttgctcAAATGAAATATCAGACAATAACAAAAACTACATAATAGTAGTACGTAGAAAATTTTTCGTAGtaaaatttgactttggtcaaactTGAATTGGTGTTAACGACCTTCTTTATAAATGGCTTCGATTCAAATTTCTATCAATCTAACGGTTGAGAATGTGCCAACAGTAAACGCTATAGAAGGCCGCCATAGAAGACTATCTCCCAAAACCATACGAATAAGTCAAAAGCAGCTAGAACACGGCTTTCTTTAAATTCCTGACAGCTGCGGCAACGACAATATCGTTTCATTAAAATATTACCAAATATTAAAGCCGAACGGAAAATAATAGTTTAATACAATCCAGAATGTTAACAACAGACCAATTCAATCATTCAACTTTTTTAAAGTAATTTTCaatctaacttttatcaaaacACAGTCAACGCTTCCTCCAAAAACCCAGCTAAAATTCCCCAGAATACATTTTTGTGTAGCCATTTCTGAAATATTAATGTTTTTCTCATGAAAGATGTTTGAATCCAGACAAAGAAGTTTTTTAAGCTTAGGAATTATCCTTATCACAGTTTACTTATCCTCCAATTCTATACCAGTTGAGTCCAGTTGCAATAAAGGGTGCGATTTAGCTTTAGGTTCATTCTACGTTTGGCGGGGGACAAATCTTACTCACATATCACAGTTATTCTCCGTTTCTAGTAGACAAGAAATCATGGactacaacaataacatacctaATCAGGACAGTGTTATAGCAGGGACAAGAATTAACATACCCTTCAGTTGTGATTGTTTGGATGGTGAGTTCTTAGGCCATGTTTTTCCGCACAAGGTTAAATCTGGAGATACATATGCTCGGGTTGCGTCGAATTATTCGGATTTAACGACAGTGGATTTGTTGAAGACGTTTAATCGCCATCCTGAGAATAATATTCCAGATGATGTTACCTTAAACGTGGTTGTGAATTGCTATTGTGGGAATAAAGATGTTTCTGAAGATTTTGGGCTATTTGTGACGTATCCTTTGAGGCCCGAGGATAACTTGACGGCCTTGGTTTCCACGTCCAATGTCAGTGCTGATTTAATTCGGAGTTATAATCCAGGAGCTAATTTCAGTGCTGGGAAAGGAATTGTATTTATACCGGGACGAGGTCAGTATTGATATTTTTGATAATGCACATTTCCACCCTTTacatttacccttttaaaattaaaaagataAATGGCATTTATTGTAGAATGACGAGAGGAAGAGAAAAGGTGAATTTTAGGCGGGAATTGAATCATTCCCCTTTCTATAACATCATCCTTATATAATAGTCATTCATTATAAAAGCTAAGTTATTCTCGGAatctatttttatgttatgttataatatatgtcctctATAACGACACTTCAATATAGCAGCCAAAAAATATCGGAATAAATGAGGTTGTTATAAAGAGGTTTTGACTGTATAAGCAAGTAAAATTAGCAACTATTATCACTAGGGGTGCTTATCGAGCGGATCGGGCAGATATTTACACTTAACGATTTGACTTATCGGTAATCGATTTACAAATATAGTAATCCGCTAGCCAACCAATAAGACATCGgacacaatcaaataaacaataaaaaagaaatagaGAACTAGAGATAAGGAAAATTTTCGGTAcagatttatttatataatattttctaatccacttctaaccaagaggttgtgaattcgagtcatcccaagagcaaggtggggagttcttggagggaaggatgccgagggtcatttggaaacaacctctctaccccagggtaggggtaaggtctgcttacacactaccctccccagatcccactagtgagattatactgggttgttgtttcTAATCCATGTGACATGCAATATCCGGTACAAGGGAGAGTAAATAAGTATGTGGTACGGATTAAAACATTGATAACTCAATTGGAAGAGGAAAACAAGTTAGTTAACTAATGCACAAACAAATCTCCTTAACTCATAAAAAAATCCGTGTGACATGCTTGTCGGGTTCCGACCAAATACATATTTAAACTTTGAAGAACTGGTTGCTGAGGGAGACGACTGTCGCCGGTGTTAAAAGtttaatttttactttttaactacttcaagaattaattaacgaaaatatTTCAAGTTACTCACAGTCTTATTCTCGCCCAAATAAATGATATGAACATGATTTAAGAAAGCAAATGACTCGTATCAACCTCATAGGAATCCTTTCGGGAGCGGTATGGGCTAATGAAGCGTGGGGGTCGTATTGGAATTGGGACCCAAACGTGTAACATCTGTCCTTGTATAAACGTATATAATcagtgtataatctatgtataccggatagaaaaattaaatagtaatccGTCCAGCTATTTCTGTAAAGATCCATTTTTTACTCCCTCTGTCCCATTTTATGTCAAGTGTTCGACTAGGCATAAACATTGTGATCTAAAACAAGCTATAGACTATCTTGTTAAGtgtaaaatgagaatttaaggTTGAGTTGTTCctaaatatagaaatgtgtcattcttagGGAAGTATGCAACAAAAATGTGACATGGAGTAATGACTAAGAtactttttttgtcttttcttgtgTGAGGTGttaatgtaatttgatggtttttatgtgtttgttttatTTCGTGTTAGAAAGATTTTATGTCTATGCTTTAGAACTTTAAGGTTAAAGTCCGAGTACTTTTTTGCTCATGTTTCAGTGTTGTGGCAAAATGGGGGAAATGCACTTTTAAGGAGGGAACTAAATTAGGAAGCACAATGTTTTGCTTAAGGGTGATATTTAATTTAAGTTTATTGTTTACTATAAATTGGAATTTATAGTTTTAATATCGATGAAGATTGCACCCTTTAGAATGCGTTTTGATTTGTTTATGAGTAACTGAACCTGGTCGCAGGGATGTAGCACTAAGCATGCAGCATTAGTACAAACTTGTGAATGATTAcccttttcctttcttcctttttggCATGACGCACTGTGTGACAGTGGACCAATTGAACTTCAGCATTGTCGTCTTCCTTGGTTCTAATTTCTAAAGTTGCTCCCACATCCATGAACCAAAATAGGTTCAAAGCACATGAATATTTCTAGTAGTGCCTTATTGCTAATAAAGAAAAAATGTGATAGTCTTGCAAGCGAAATAGTGTTATGTAAAATCGCCATGAAATTTAGCAAATGCTTTTGATTAGCAAAATTCTAGCTATACCAGCTGAGTTTATCACTGAGCTGTAACGGCAAGAGCAAGTCAGTATTCACAAATAGCAGAAGCACAATTGAGCAACTGTTTTCTGTTGCTTGGCTTCTTTGAGCTGGTTAAGAATTCTTCAATCTGCATCCTGGGATCATTTCTTCAGACTGCAGATATATACAAGATGGAATGCAAATGTCGAAGATTAAGAGTTGCATTTACCCCCGAAGAGAATTGGATGAAATAAATGTAgaatattctttaattttgtgAATTGATAGTAAATTAACTGGAGGTCTTGCTTTTTGGAAACGCAAACTAGCCCTTTCAAACATTATTCAGAACCACTTTGGTTCTCTAAAAATCAAACATTACGCGCGCCAAAACAAGAAGAAACACTTGTAAGAGCAGAGTCATGCTTTTGAGGATGTTTATGGTTGATAATGGCTCACAATGGCTTCAGAATGAATGCTAAAAAACCTCTtctaggaaaaaagaaaaagaaaaaagtgcTTGCAGGATCTCTATTTCTTTTTGGTTCTTATTCGGGTACCTGAGGGGAGCAGGACTACAGCGCAAGCATGTTGCTTGTTAGTACTTCGTAGAGAAAAAATGGAATACAATAAATGCCAGGATATTGCTGTGCTCTAAAGAGAGTGAGTTTATGAGAATTAAATCAACCTGATACAAATTTGTGTCTTGGAAAATTGTCCGAAAAGAGCTTGCTTCTATCTTTGATACTCTTTAAAGACCATAGTTTACTTGATCAATCTTCCCTCTTTaatccatcccaattccttgacCTGTTTCATATGATGCTAAAATTTCTCAGTGCCAGAAGTTTAAAGTAAAAGAAACTGGTATACTTCAAATTACTTTTAACTTCAATATGGCATATTTTGACAAATTACTCCATCTTCACACGTTTTACTTATTAttgaattaatattttaaatagcTGACCTACGTCTATGTAATGATGCTTTTGATGTTTTCTttttccaatatctgaatagacTAAGTTGGCCAACTAAAATTGGAGAGAGGTAACACCTTAAGTACAACGGCTTGGTTGTTTTAGTGCTTGTAACTACtatgatttcttcattttttgtatgTTCTTAGTGTATAAACAATGTCTGAACcatcatttctttcattttgcaGATAAAAGTGGGAACTTTCCGCCACTGCCAATAAGGTAGCTCATTAACATTTGATGTTATAATCTGATCATCTTGTTTATTGATCTTCCACCCACTAGCACATTGCTGACCTTTGCCATTTGTATTGTTTCTCCCCTCTTATTTGCAGTACAGGTGGTTTGGACCTTTCCTTGTCTTCAATGCTGACTACTTTGTTATCCCTTCTCAGACCATTCATGATAATAAAGGAAGTCTTTTATGCTACCTACTCTTATCGTTTTATACTTCTAAATAATTAGGTATTTCTGGTGGAGCAATAGCTGGGATATCTGTAGGAGCAATAGCAGTAGTCTTGCTGCTGGCTGGTTTGGTTTACGTAGGATGTTATAGGAAGAAAGCACAAAAGGTTTCGCTGCTCTCTTCCGAAGACCACCTCCATCACTCTAGTCATGGTAGGTGTCAATCCCTATTTTCTAATTCTTACGACATTCATTTATTTGACGtacagtatttcttaagatgctTATGCATAGATCAGTTTAAAGCTGAAAATCCAATTTAATGTAGTTGATTTATTTGCTGGAATTGAATATTTCCTTTACTTATGCTGTCAACTTTCAACAACTATTGGAGTGGTAGAAAACAATGTTAGCTAGTCGACTTATATGTTAACATTTTGTTTGGCTTAGGCCCAGAAGGCAGCACGACAGTTAAAGCTGCAGATTCCGGTCGCCTGGCTGATGGCAATTCTCCAGGGATTTCAGGCATAACGGTGGATAAATCTGTTGAGTTCACTT
Proteins encoded in this window:
- the LOC107782899 gene encoding lysM domain receptor-like kinase 3 translates to MFESRQRSFLSLGIILITVYLSSNSIPVESSCNKGCDLALGSFYVWRGTNLTHISQLFSVSSRQEIMDYNNNIPNQDSVIAGTRINIPFSCDCLDGEFLGHVFPHKVKSGDTYARVASNYSDLTTVDLLKTFNRHPENNIPDDVTLNVVVNCYCGNKDVSEDFGLFVTYPLRPEDNLTALVSTSNVSADLIRSYNPGANFSAGKGIVFIPGRDKSGNFPPLPISTGISGGAIAGISVGAIAVVLLLAGLVYVGCYRKKAQKVSLLSSEDHLHHSSHGPEGSTTVKAADSGRLADGNSPGISGITVDKSVEFTYEELATATNDFSIANKIGQGGFGAEMFFNLTSQKAAIKKMDMEATREFLAELKVLTHVHHLNLVRLIGYCVEGSLFLVYEYVENGHIGQHLRGTGRDPLPWSTRVQIALDSARGLEYIHEHTVPVYIHRDIKTANILIDKNFHAKVADFGLTKLTEVGSSSLQTRLVGTFGYMPPEYAQYGDVSPKVDVYAFGVVLYELISAKEAIVKPNESVTESKGLVGLFEEVLNQPEPDEDLRKLVDPRLGNDYPLDSVRKMAQLAKACTHENPLIRPSMRSIVVALMTLSSSTEDWDVGSFYGNQGLINLMSGR